TTTATCGCAAAAACGAcagggatcccagtaaatgaTATATCACTATCTGGTTCAATCACCAAGTTTTATGGGCCCCACACTTATATCAATCAGGGGACAATATCATTTACTGGGATGACTGGAATCCCTATCTTTTTTGCTTCGATCGCTCAATCAAATTTTGTGAAAATATGAatcaataaataattaacaactGAGCATAATTTTGTAAAATCAGATCAATTTCAATTTAGTGCCACAGATGTTAAAACCCAGCTGTGATATcttcaagaaaaagaataaattggagatgaaaaaaagaagaagattataTTCAGATTAAAGGCAATGTAAGACAGGAGTCACTCATCTTTCATGGCAAGTTCATGTCTTTTCTTTTGCCCAACTTCCACAAGCAAAGTTAAGAGAGCCTCACATACCTGTGAAGCATCTGCCTCAGTAGGGTCATCATTAAGGGATGAATAAACCATCCAAGCATGGTCTAATTTACGTTTTGGCCGAACCACCACAGATCCAGGAACTTCCGCATCTCGGCAAGTTACAAGCCCATCACTCTTCTCCCCATACCTAGCCTGAAGCAGCTGAGCACATGCAGCCATTGCAGCACCAAGGGGCATGACCACTGGAAGTTTAGGAGCTTGACCTGGAGGTGATAGAGGTGCCACCAAGGGTAGCTCTGCATGAGCAACATGAGACAATGTGGCAAGAACAGCAGGAGTAATGCCAGCTTCTGTATGGAATGATACAACTGGAAGTTCTTTTGGCAAAGGATGATTCTTCAAAAAGGCTTTTCTCCTCTCATACGTCAAGTCTTCTAAAGCTTGCAAATCACCCTAACATAAGCAAATAGTAAAATAgtaaattatataaaacaaGTTCCATTTACTAGTGAAGTCATAGACATAATACATATagtggattcccgttgattttctcataggcTTATATAGCCGACTCCAAATTTTTGGAATGAAGACTGGGATGATGATTGACACAATGCAGACAACAAATATCTCAAATATctgatgaaaaataaaacattgcACCACGTACCACATAAATTATTCAGAAACAACGGCACAAAGCACAAATGTGAAATATAATATGAGCATAATTTCCATACCTTAATCACTTTACAAATTAGAATCTCCATGAGTTTGCGTACATTAACATAATCACCAAGTTGACCCTCTCGTAAAATATCCGAAGCTATTGGGCTACCACCATACGGACTTTGTGCCAATGCCAGTCCAGCAACCTTATCCTTCAACTCAGGCCAATACAATGACATGGCAGCTGCTGAATCTACTCCCCCTTTGCTGTGCCCAAGCAGCAAAACACGTTTCTTGGAACCCCAGTAGATCTCTTCAACATACTCCTTTATCTCTCTAGC
This sequence is a window from Tripterygium wilfordii isolate XIE 37 chromosome 8, ASM1340144v1, whole genome shotgun sequence. Protein-coding genes within it:
- the LOC120004386 gene encoding uncharacterized protein LOC120004386 isoform X3 gives rise to the protein MKEAESSRSEESSRPLVVQNRGLRNDGLIPQIFTSVPSLNEAASYLAETTSLITRCFNDHSVEPVSRVSRNQSGMHAQELVTFSTGQSEALIDNQPSSCGSYSTFSESSASATAPPPIHDRVTRDTVSNASHNDSAPEDSNQPGQNGITMFQGLIERARRTVRGSADDIGWLQRSSDMPPAEDETESFMEILDNIRHGLHKLPNSMVYLLVPGLFSNHGPLYFINTKTSFSKMGLTCHIAKIHSEASVEKNAREIKEYVEEIYWGSKKRVLLLGHSKGGVDSAAAMSLYWPELKDKVAGLALAQSPYGGSPIASDILREGQLGDYVNVRKLMEILICKVIKGDLQALEDLTYERRKAFLKNHPLPKELPVVSFHTEAGITPAVLATLSHVAHAELPLVAPLSPPGQAPKLPVVMPLGAAMAACAQLLQARYGEKSDGLVTCRDAEVPGSVVVRPKRKLDHAWMVYSSLNDDPTEADASQVCEALLTLLVEVGQKKRHELAMKDE